TGTCCGGATTTAGACATTATCGCCTCACCGCCATTTTCTTCCACTAATTTAATCGTATTCCAGATCAAACGCGGATCATAAATGATTTTCGCACCTTTATTTTTCTGTAAGAAGGCATGGCTGAGTAACCCAACAATATAGTAACCTTCAATAAAACCACCGTTTTCATCAAACAGGAAACAACGGTCAAAATCTCCGTCAAAAGCAATCCCCATATTCGCTTTGTTCGCCAATACCGCATCAATAGTATCTTGACGATTTTCAGGTAAAATCGGGTTAGGAATGCCATTAGGGAATGTACCATCCGGATTGTTATGTACTTTGATAAATTCAACCGGTACACGTTTAGCACGGAACTGTGCTTCAATCGCATCAATCACATGGCCTGCAGCACCGTTACCGGAGTTGATCACCAATTTCATTGGTTTTAGGTTATCTAAATTAATATAAGAAAGCAGATGCTCAACATAATCGCCCAAAACAGATAGCTGTTTATATTCGCCGCGTTTGGTCACTGCTGGAAATTGATTTTCTTCTGCCAAACGTTGAATATCTGCCAAGCCGGTATCGGCACTAATTGGGCGAGAGCCTTTGCGAACAAGTTTTAATCCATTGTAATCCATTGGGTTGTGGCTAGCAGTCACTTCAATACCGCCATCGGCATCTAAAAAAGACGTCGCAAAATACACTTCTTCGGTTCCGGTCTCACCTAAATCAATCACGTTCACACCGGAATCCAACAGCCCATTTGTCACCGCACTTTTTAACTCTTTACTAGTTAAGCGAACATCTCCACCCACAACAATTGTTTTCGGTTGAAGAAATTGCCCGAATGCCCGACCAATACGATACACAATATCCACGTTGAGTTCATCGCCTAAACGACCGCGAATATCATAAGCTTTAAAGCAAGTTAATTTACCCATAAATTCTCCATATCTTACTAATTACAAAGCTCATTTAATTGGCTGCTCACCTTGCGCTTCTTTGATGCGCTGATAAATCTCCTCACGATGAACAGATACATCTTTAGGTGCATCAACCCCGATTTTCACTTGATTACCACGAATATTCAAGATCGTAACAGAAATATCATCCCCAATGAGTAAGCTTTCGCCAACTTTTCTGGTTAAGATCAGCATGTAAACCTCCTCATTTTTTTATTTTTTTGATTAAACATCCCTGTCACCCGGCAATATCCCTATTTGGAATAAAAAATAATAAATTTTATATATTTTACAGCATATAAAAATAAAATGTCATCACTAAAATACAAACTTGTGAGTTATCCCACAAATTTTGTTATTGTAAGTTAGACTGTAACCATTCAGCACAAACTGCCAGTGCTTTCTCAATATTTTCAGGTTGAGAACCGCCCGCCATTGCCATATCCGGACGACCGCCCCCTTTACCGCCGACTTGCTGAGCCATCAAATTGACCAACTCACCAGCTTTTACTTTTGCGGTTAAATCGGACGTTACCCCGACAACCAAGTTCACTTTCCCCTCAAAAGAGGAAGCAAACACAATCACGCCTGAACCCAATTGATTTTTAAGATCATCAACCATCACGCGCAAAGATTTCGTTTCAATTCCATCAAGCTGTTGAATTAAAACGGAAACTCCATGAATTTTAACCGCACTTTTAATTAAATCTGAACCGGCTTGCATTGCCATTTTTTCTTTTAATGCGCTCAATTCTTTCTCATTTTTCTTCGCTTTGTCTTGCAACTGCTGAATTTTTTCCACCAACGAATTCACATCAGATTTCAATAATTCTGCACTTTGATTGAGCAAATCTTGTTGATGAAACAACCAAGATATTGCATTTTCACCAGTCACCGCCTCAATACGACGGATCCCAGCCGCAATTGCTGTTTCACTGACAATTTTAAACAACCCGATATCGCCGGTACGTTTCGCATGAATACCGCCACACAATTCGATAGAAAAATCGCCCATGGTCAATACGCGTACTTGATCGGCATATTTCTCACCAAAAAGCGCCATCGCCCCTTTTGCTTTTGCCTCATCCAATGCCATTACATCCGTTTGAATCGGATTATTCGCACGAATTTGTTGATTAACTAAACGCTCAATTTCCACTAATTGCGCCTTATTAATAGCTTCCGGATGAGTAAAGTCAAAACGCAATGCCACATCAGAGACCAAGGAGCCTTTTTGTCCCACATGCGTACCTAAAACTTGACGCAATGCAGCGTGCAACAAATGGGTTGCGGAGTGGTTTAATGAGGTTTGTTGGCGACGCTCGACATCCACAACTGCATTCACGGATTGACCAACGCGCAATTCGCCTTGTGTTAGCTCACCGATATGACCAAATACTCGACCATATTTTTGCGTATCTTTCACGTCAAAACGTAATGCATTACCTTCTAAGCGACCGCTATCACCGATTTGACCACCTGACTCAGCATAAAACGGCGTATTTTCTAAAATAACAATGCCACTTTGCCCCGCGACCAAACGCTCTACCGCTTTTCCATCATGGAAAAGTGCGGTCACTTTTGCCAAACTTTCTGATTCAGTATAACCTTCAAATTTTGTTACGCCATCCACCCGAATCACATTGCTGTAATCCATGCCGAATTGGCTCGCGGCTTGCGCACGAGAACGCTGCGCTTCCATTTCACGCTCAAAACCGTCTTCATCAATTTTAATATTGCGCTCACGACACACATCCGCAGTTAAATCCAATGGAAAACCAAAGGTATCATAAAGTTTAAATGCCACTTCACCGGACAACACATTGTCTTTCACCTTCGCCAAGGCTTCATCCAATAACGTCAAACCGCGCTCTAGAGTTCGTGCAAATTGTTCTTCCTCTAAACGCAATAATTTTTCTACATTCGCTTGTTTAGCTTTAACATCTTTACCTGCTTCTGCCATTACCTCAATCAAAGTTGGCACTAATTTATAGAAAAATGCCTCTTTGGCGCCAAGTAAATGCCCATGACGTACTGCGCGACGAATGATACGCCGTAAAACATAACCACGCCCTTCATTTGATGGAATTACACCATCCGCAATCAAATAAGCGCAAGAGCGAATATGATCTGCGATCACGCGCAATGATTTATTACTTAAATCTGTTTGTCCGGTTAATTGCGCCACTTTAGCAATTAATTTTTGGAAAATATCAATATCATAGTTGGAATTTACATGCTGCATCACCGCGCTAATACGCTCCAAGCCCATACCGGTATCCACGGATGGTTTTGGTAAATTTTGCAATGTACCGTCTGCTTGGCGGTTAAATTGCATAAACACAATATTCCAAATCTCAATATAACGGTCACCGTCTTCTTCAGGAGATCCCGGTGGTCCTCCCCAAATATGATCGCCGTGATCATAGAAAATTTCCGTACAAGGACCACAAGGACCGGTATCGCCCATCTGCCAGAAATTATCTGACGCATAAGGTGCACCTTTATTATCTCCAATGCGAATAATACGTTCTGCTGGAATACCTACTTCGTTGTGCCAAATATTATAAGCCTCGTCATCCGTTTGATAAACCGTGACCCATAATTTTTCTTTCGGCAACCCTAACCATTGTGGTGAAGTTAAAAATTCCCAACCGAAATTAATCGCATCATGTTTAAAATAATCGCCAAAGCTGAAATTACCAAGCATTTCAAAAAAAGTATGGTGGCGAGCAGTATACCCAACGTTTTCTAAATCGTTATGCTTACCACCAGCGCGAACACAACGCTGCGCAGTAGTTGCGCGAGAATAGGCTCTTTTGTCCATACCGAGAAAAACGTCTTTGAATTGGTTCATGCCGGCATTGGTAAATAAGAGAGTCGGATCATTTTCAGGTACGAGAGAACTACTCTCTACAATTTGATGTCCCTTGCTATGAAAAAAATCAAGAAATGATTTTCTAATTTCAGCCGTAGTTTTCATTAATAAACCCTGTGTTATCCTATTAACAGTAATAAAAATCCCTCATATTCTTACACATTTTTTCGTTTTAGAAAAAGCATTTTTAGCAATCCCCCACATAATTTCGATCTCTATCGCAAAACTAAAAAAAATTGACCGCGCTTTTAAATAAAAAAAATCCCTAGTACTGCTACAAAGGATTTTTTCTTACGGAAGGTGGCAAAACAGAGATTATTTCAACTGTGTTTCAATAATCCCACCACCAAGGCACACTTCACCTTGATAAAAAACCGCAGATTGTCCTGGCGTGACAGCGATTTGTGGTTCGTCAAAATGAACTTCAATACAATCATCATTAATCGGAATGACCTTGCAAGCTATATCATGTTGGCGATAGCGGGTTTTAACCGTGCAACGAAAAATCTCACGTATCGGTTGACGATTGACCCAATGCAATTGCTGCGCGATTAATCCATCGGATAATAAGGCAGAATTATCCAAGCCTTGCGCTACAATTAATTCATTGTTTTTCAAGTCTTTTTCAACCACATACCAAGCATTTTCATCTTTACCTTTAATTCCACCGATGCCCAAGCCTTTACGCTGACCCAAAGTGTGATACATCAATCCTTGGTGGCGCCCGATAATTTCACCATCTAGCGTTCGAATATTGCCGGGTTGCGCCGGAAGATAACGCGCTAAAAAGTCTTTAAATTTACGTTCACCAATAAAACAAATTCCGGTAGAGTCTTTTTTCTTCGCTGTTACCAAGCCAAGATCTTCAGCAATCGCCCGCACAACCGGTTTTTCAATATCACCAACCGGGAACAAACTTTGCGCCACCTGATCTTTACTTAACGTATAAAGAAAATAGCTTTGATCTTTATTTGGATCCAGCCCGCGTAAAAGTTGCGCCCCATCCGGCAGATCATGACGGCGAACATAATGCCCTGTCGCAATATAATCGGCGCCTAAATCTTCCGCAGCATATTCCAAAAATGCCTTAAATTTAATTTCTTTATTACACAAAATATCCGGATTTGGCGTGCGACCAGCTTGATATTCCGCCAAAAAATGTTCAAATACATTATCCCAATATTCTGCAGCAAAATTAATTTTATGTAGCTTGATACCAAGTTTATCGCATACCGCCTGCGCATCCGCCAAATCGGCAGCAGCAGTGCAATAATCCGTATCATCATCCTCTTCCCAGTTTTTCATAAACAAGCCTTCCACTTGATAACCTTGTTGTTGAAGAATAAAGGCGGACACGGAAGAATCTACTCCTCCGGACATCCCGCAGATGACTTTTTTGCTACGATTTATCGCTCGTTGTTGATCGCTAAGTGGTGCAAAATATTGTTCGTATGTTTTTGATTTCATTATTATCCTATAAATTAAAGTGCGGTCATTTTTTCCATTATTTTACTTCGTAAAATTGTACCGCTTTTTTAGCAAATTTTTCTTCATATTCCGCAATGGCTTTTTCATCACCCGCGTCCAATTTTGCTTGTAGCGTATCGCAAGGTTCTTCACAGTCACACACTTTCTGAAGCCCTAGTGCAGAAATACCGCCACAGCTTCCCGTGATGGCTTTTTTCTTGAAAATATAACCCAGCGCCATTCCTAAAATAACCAGCATAAAAATGCTGAAAGTGATCATAAATAATTGCATAGTTTACTCCTTTTGCATCAGTTTCTTAAACGCGGATGACATTTTATTTTCAAACCCTTTCTCTGTCTTGATAATTAAATAAACTGCCAAATTTTCCTTTTCCGCGACCTCTAACGCGCGTTCATCCCCTAGCACAAACAATCCCGTGGATAATCCATCAGCGGTCATCGATGACGTCGATAACACGGTGATAGAAGCTAAGCGATGCTGAATAGGCGAGCCTGTTGAGGGATCAATTTCGTGTGAAAACCGCTGCCCATTTTCTTCAAAATAATTGCGATAATCGCCCGAGGTTGCCATGGCTAAATTATGTAATCCGATAATTTCTTCGACAGCGCGAGAACCATCAAATTCCGGTTTTTCGATCGCAATTTGCCAAGGTTTGTTCTCAATATTTTTGCCTTTAGCACGAATTTCACCACCAATTTCAACCAAGTAATCGGTTTTATTGATTGTTTCAATATAGTTGGCAACCTGATCAACACCAAAGCCTTTCGCGATGGAAGAAAGATCAATATAGAGCTGCGGGACGCTTTTTTCAAGATAAAACTTACCAGATTGTTCGGTTAATTTTAATTTATCAATACCAACCCATGCTCGACGTTTGGCGAGTTCTTGATCTGTTGGACGTTTGTCAATCCGCTTTTCCGGACCAAATCCCCATAGATTAACCAATGGTCCCACGGTCACATCCAATTTTCCTTCTGTCACTTGATTTAAGCGAATGGCTTCTTTGATCACCGTTGCCAAATCTGCTGAAATTTCAATTGGCGCATTAATTTGCGTATTGTGATTAAATTGACTTAATTCCGATGTTGGAATATAAGTGGACATTTTGTTATTAACATCTTTCAAAATGTTTTCTACATTTTCATGGACTTCATCCGGTGATAATGAGTTCTCTCCGGAATTCACATACTTAATCGAATAGGTCGTTCCCATGGTATGGCCGCTGAGGCTGACTAATTCTGGCGAGTTGTCGCAAGCCACAAGCGTAAATGTTAAAATAGCAGCACTAAGCCACATCATTAATTGCTTTATTTTCATCATATTCCAATGCCTAACGCATTTTTTAAAATCCTATCTAATATGGTAATTCAGTTATTCTTACCAAACTTCATATTGCTTTTCTTGGAGATAAAATCATTTTTTTGTCATTGTTTATTTGCAATAAAAATTTTATCGACCTCAAGAATGGTGAAAGCGGTCAGAAATCTGACCGCTCTTTTTATAGGCTTGGTTACATCAACCACCGAAATCATCTAATAAGATGTTTTCGTCTTCAACGCCTAAGTCTTTCAACATTTTGATTACCGCAGCGTTCATTACTGGTGGACCACACATGTAGTATTCACAATCTTCAGGCGCTTCATGATTTTTGAGGTAGTTTTCATAAAGCACGTTGTGGATAAAGCCGGTGTAACCTGTCCAATTATCTTCTGGCAATGCATCTGATAGTGCTACGTGCCATACGAAGTTATCGTTCTCAGCTTGTAATTGGTCAAAGTCTTCTTGATAGAAGATTTCACGTTTAGAACGCGCACCATACCAGAATGACATTTTACGTTTACTATGTAAGCGTTTTAATTGGTCAAAGATATGAGAACGCATTGGCGCCATACCAGCACCACCACCGATAAATACCATTTCATTGTTAGTTTCTTTCGCGAAGAATTCACCAAATGGACCAGAAATCGTAACTTTATCACCTGGTTTTAATGACCAAATATAAGAGGACATTTGACCTGGCGGAACATCTGGATTACGTGGTGGAGGCGTTGCGATACGCACGTTAAGCATGATGATACCTTTCTCTTCAGGATAAGATGCCATGGAGTAAGCACGGATAATATGCTCGTCCACTTTGGATACATAACGCCATAAGTCGTATTTGTTCCAATCTTCATGGTATTCTTCAGGAATATCAAAGTCTTTATACGCTACAGTATGTGGTTCTGCTTCAATTTGAATATAACCACCAGCACGGAATGGCACTTCTTCGCCTTCCGGAATTGCTAATTTAAGCTCTTTAATAAAGGTCGCTTTATTATCGTTAGAAATAACGGTACATTCCCATTTTTTCACGCCAAACACTTCTTCCGGCAGCTCGATTTTCATACTGTTTTTGACATTAACTTGGCATGAAAGACGATAACCTTCTTTGGCTTCACGTTTAGAAATATGAGAAAGTTCGGTCGGTAGAATATCGCCGCCGCCTTCTAATACTTTAACTACGCATTGACCGCAAGAACCGCCACCACCACAAGCGGATGATACGAAGATACCTTTACTTGCCAATGCACCTAATAATTTTCCACCAGCCGGCAACTTAATTGCCTTGCTTGGATCATCATTAATTTCAATAGTAATGTCACCGGAATTCACCAATTTTGACTTCGCAAATAAAATAATCACTGCTAGTGCCAATACGATGACGGTAAACATTGCAATACCTAGTGTAATTTCCATTTCAGTATCCCCTTATTACAACTGAATACCTGAAAATGACATAAAACCGAGTGCCATCAGACCAACTGTGATAAAGGTAATCCCTAAACCACGCAAGCCAGCTGGAACATCAGCATATTTCATTTTTTCAGTAATACCTGCAAGTGCAACAATAGCTAACATCCAGCCTGTCCCTGCACCGATACCATAAACAACAGATTCAGCAAAATTGTAGTCACGTTGCACCATAAATGATACACCACCAAAGATCGCACAGTTTACCGTAATTAATGGTAAGAAGATTCCCAAAGCGTTATAAAGTGCAGGGAAATACTTATCTAATACCATTTCTAAAATCTGTACAAGCGCAGCAATTACACCGATAAAAGTAATAAAGTTCAAAAATGTTAAATCTACGCCTTCAACTAATGCTCCCTCTTTCAAAATCAGTGAGTACACTAATTGGTTCGCTGGAACTGCAATACCTAATACAACAATAACTGCAACACCAAGCCCAAATGCGGTGGAGACTTTTTTCGATACCGCTAAAAATGTACACATTCCTAGGAAGAATGAAAGTGCCATATTCTCTATAAAGACAGATTTAACGAATAAACTAATATAATGTTCCATAGATTATTTCTCCACCTGCTCTGGTTTCCATGTTCTGAGACCCCAGATAATGAAACCAATGATAAAGAATGCGCTTGGCGCAAGTAAGAATAAACCGTTAGTTTGGTACCAACCACCATCATTGATAGTTTGGAATACCGTCATACCGAATAGTTTACCTGAACCGATCAATTCACGAATAAACGCGACGGTGATCAATATCGCACCATAGCCTAATCCGTTACCGATACCGTCCACAAAACTTTCTACCGGAGCGGATTTCATTGCATAAGCTTCTGCACGTCCCATTACGATACAGTTTGTAATAATCAAACCAACGAAAACAGAAAGTTGTTTAGATAAACCATAAGCATAAGCACGTAAAATTTGGTCAACTAGGATTACCAAAGAAGCGATAATCGCCATTTGCACAATAATACGAATACTATTTGGGATATAGTTACGAATTAATGAGATAAAGAAACTGGAAAACGCAGTTACTAAACTCACTGCAATTGCCATAACAATCGCGGTTTCAAGTTTTGTTGTTACCGCTAATGCAGAACAAATACCAAGGATTTGCAATGCAATCGGGTTGTTATTAACAACCG
This portion of the [Pasteurella] aerogenes genome encodes:
- a CDS encoding putative YheO-like protein is translated as MQLFMITFSIFMLVILGMALGYIFKKKAITGSCGGISALGLQKVCDCEEPCDTLQAKLDAGDEKAIAEYEEKFAKKAVQFYEVK
- the glmM_2 gene encoding phosphoglucosamine mutase gives rise to the protein MGKLTCFKAYDIRGRLGDELNVDIVYRIGRAFGQFLQPKTIVVGGDVRLTSKELKSAVTNGLLDSGVNVIDLGETGTEEVYFATSFLDADGGIEVTASHNPMDYNGLKLVRKGSRPISADTGLADIQRLAEENQFPAVTKRGEYKQLSVLGDYVEHLLSYINLDNLKPMKLVINSGNGAAGHVIDAIEAQFRAKRVPVEFIKVHNNPDGTFPNGIPNPILPENRQDTIDAVLANKANMGIAFDGDFDRCFLFDENGGFIEGYYIVGLLSHAFLQKNKGAKIIYDPRLIWNTIKLVEENGGEAIMSKSGHSFIKEKMREVDAIYGGEMSAHHYFRDFFYCDSGMIPWLLVMELVCTTGKTLGQLVGDSINTYPSPGEINSKLADAKSAIARVRAAYEKDAIDVNEIDGISIEYPTWRFNLRSSNTEPVVRLNLETRGDKQLMTEKTEEILTLLRQ
- the alaS gene encoding alanyl-tRNA synthase, producing MKTTAEIRKSFLDFFHSKGHQIVESSSLVPENDPTLLFTNAGMNQFKDVFLGMDKRAYSRATTAQRCVRAGGKHNDLENVGYTARHHTFFEMLGNFSFGDYFKHDAINFGWEFLTSPQWLGLPKEKLWVTVYQTDDEAYNIWHNEVGIPAERIIRIGDNKGAPYASDNFWQMGDTGPCGPCTEIFYDHGDHIWGGPPGSPEEDGDRYIEIWNIVFMQFNRQADGTLQNLPKPSVDTGMGLERISAVMQHVNSNYDIDIFQKLIAKVAQLTGQTDLSNKSLRVIADHIRSCAYLIADGVIPSNEGRGYVLRRIIRRAVRHGHLLGAKEAFFYKLVPTLIEVMAEAGKDVKAKQANVEKLLRLEEEQFARTLERGLTLLDEALAKVKDNVLSGEVAFKLYDTFGFPLDLTADVCRERNIKIDEDGFEREMEAQRSRAQAASQFGMDYSNVIRVDGVTKFEGYTESESLAKVTALFHDGKAVERLVAGQSGIVILENTPFYAESGGQIGDSGRLEGNALRFDVKDTQKYGRVFGHIGELTQGELRVGQSVNAVVDVERRQQTSLNHSATHLLHAALRQVLGTHVGQKGSLVSDVALRFDFTHPEAINKAQLVEIERLVNQQIRANNPIQTDVMALDEAKAKGAMALFGEKYADQVRVLTMGDFSIELCGGIHAKRTGDIGLFKIVSETAIAAGIRRIEAVTGENAISWLFHQQDLLNQSAELLKSDVNSLVEKIQQLQDKAKKNEKELSALKEKMAMQAGSDLIKSAVKIHGVSVLIQQLDGIETKSLRVMVDDLKNQLGSGVIVFASSFEGKVNLVVGVTSDLTAKVKAGELVNLMAQQVGGKGGGRPDMAMAGGSQPENIEKALAVCAEWLQSNLQ
- the mnmA gene encoding tRNA-specific 2-thiouridylase MnmA; this encodes MKSKTYEQYFAPLSDQQRAINRSKKVICGMSGGVDSSVSAFILQQQGYQVEGLFMKNWEEDDDTDYCTAAADLADAQAVCDKLGIKLHKINFAAEYWDNVFEHFLAEYQAGRTPNPDILCNKEIKFKAFLEYAAEDLGADYIATGHYVRRHDLPDGAQLLRGLDPNKDQSYFLYTLSKDQVAQSLFPVGDIEKPVVRAIAEDLGLVTAKKKDSTGICFIGERKFKDFLARYLPAQPGNIRTLDGEIIGRHQGLMYHTLGQRKGLGIGGIKGKDENAWYVVEKDLKNNELIVAQGLDNSALLSDGLIAQQLHWVNRQPIREIFRCTVKTRYRQHDIACKVIPINDDCIEVHFDEPQIAVTPGQSAVFYQGEVCLGGGIIETQLK
- the nqrD gene encoding Na(+)-translocating NADH-quinone reductase subunit D, translated to MASSNLKNLLLSPVVNNNPIALQILGICSALAVTTKLETAIVMAIAVSLVTAFSSFFISLIRNYIPNSIRIIVQMAIIASLVILVDQILRAYAYGLSKQLSVFVGLIITNCIVMGRAEAYAMKSAPVESFVDGIGNGLGYGAILITVAFIRELIGSGKLFGMTVFQTINDGGWYQTNGLFLLAPSAFFIIGFIIWGLRTWKPEQVEK
- the nqrF gene encoding Na(+)-translocating NADH-quinone reductase subunit F codes for the protein MEITLGIAMFTVIVLALAVIILFAKSKLVNSGDITIEINDDPSKAIKLPAGGKLLGALASKGIFVSSACGGGGSCGQCVVKVLEGGGDILPTELSHISKREAKEGYRLSCQVNVKNSMKIELPEEVFGVKKWECTVISNDNKATFIKELKLAIPEGEEVPFRAGGYIQIEAEPHTVAYKDFDIPEEYHEDWNKYDLWRYVSKVDEHIIRAYSMASYPEEKGIIMLNVRIATPPPRNPDVPPGQMSSYIWSLKPGDKVTISGPFGEFFAKETNNEMVFIGGGAGMAPMRSHIFDQLKRLHSKRKMSFWYGARSKREIFYQEDFDQLQAENDNFVWHVALSDALPEDNWTGYTGFIHNVLYENYLKNHEAPEDCEYYMCGPPVMNAAVIKMLKDLGVEDENILLDDFGG
- the apbE gene encoding thiamine biosynthesis lipoprotein ApbE — its product is MMKIKQLMMWLSAAILTFTLVACDNSPELVSLSGHTMGTTYSIKYVNSGENSLSPDEVHENVENILKDVNNKMSTYIPTSELSQFNHNTQINAPIEISADLATVIKEAIRLNQVTEGKLDVTVGPLVNLWGFGPEKRIDKRPTDQELAKRRAWVGIDKLKLTEQSGKFYLEKSVPQLYIDLSSIAKGFGVDQVANYIETINKTDYLVEIGGEIRAKGKNIENKPWQIAIEKPEFDGSRAVEEIIGLHNLAMATSGDYRNYFEENGQRFSHEIDPSTGSPIQHRLASITVLSTSSMTADGLSTGLFVLGDERALEVAEKENLAVYLIIKTEKGFENKMSSAFKKLMQKE
- the nqrE gene encoding Na(+)-translocating NADH-quinone reductase subunit E produces the protein MEHYISLFVKSVFIENMALSFFLGMCTFLAVSKKVSTAFGLGVAVIVVLGIAVPANQLVYSLILKEGALVEGVDLTFLNFITFIGVIAALVQILEMVLDKYFPALYNALGIFLPLITVNCAIFGGVSFMVQRDYNFAESVVYGIGAGTGWMLAIVALAGITEKMKYADVPAGLRGLGITFITVGLMALGFMSFSGIQL
- the csrA gene encoding carbon storage regulator, with product MLILTRKVGESLLIGDDISVTILNIRGNQVKIGVDAPKDVSVHREEIYQRIKEAQGEQPIK